One segment of Streptomyces sp. YIM 121038 DNA contains the following:
- a CDS encoding STAS domain-containing protein, whose translation MSEPWQRDIRRRPALATARHTGWSAHSRVLAGHTVVELSGEIDLDADTDLRLYLDGVTCRPFARVVVDLRPVTFIDCVGLSLLVRAHRRAREREGRLLLVGSDPLLLRILHVTGLDRPLPAHPTLGHALAAGDAPPPAVEDVLALAADGDPPVVPQGHDDTSQGPLA comes from the coding sequence ATGAGTGAGCCATGGCAACGGGACATCCGCCGCCGACCGGCGCTCGCCACGGCGCGCCACACGGGGTGGTCCGCGCACAGCCGCGTCCTGGCCGGGCACACCGTCGTCGAACTCAGCGGTGAGATCGACCTGGACGCCGACACCGACCTCCGGCTCTATCTGGACGGGGTGACCTGCCGCCCGTTCGCCCGGGTCGTCGTCGACCTGCGCCCGGTGACCTTCATCGACTGCGTCGGCCTCTCCCTGCTCGTCCGGGCCCACCGGCGGGCGCGGGAGCGCGAGGGCAGGCTCCTGCTGGTCGGCTCCGACCCGCTGCTGCTGCGGATCCTGCACGTCACGGGTCTCGACCGGCCGCTGCCCGCCCACCCCACCCTCGGTCACGCGCTGGCCGCGGGCGACGCGCCGCCGCCCGCTGTCGAGGACGTCCTGGCCCTCGCCGCGGACGGCGACCCGCCCGTGGTGCCCCAGGGGCACGACGACACCTCTCAGGGCCCGCTCGCGTGA
- a CDS encoding ATP-binding protein, which translates to MSRHERGLDGHGTDNGSWSAPRLFLSGFPADLPDRELVKFRVRLFAMLGEIVEHYRPGPFVLSAGYGTLPPRPGHEPPPWPAQEEPQTPSFSTVEPLYTFDQLVLPEETVGRLLDCVSLVEVAPLVFDTWNLRSIEPHPSTAVNFRGPPGTGKTMAAHAVAHRLGRRILSCRLSDLESKYHGEGPKNLAALFATAKEQNAVLFVDEAESLLSRRFAQPQQAAESAINSMRTELLMALDTFQGLVIFASNLPHSYDAAVESRLLHVDFALPDHAARRRIWQTHLPAELPVHDDVSPEDLADVGDVSGRDIKLAVILAAVGTARRREAAVTRETLLAALEEQRTPPPSSTVPDESGAELSDEGKESVAAQLRRRLADAEDDSGADAPA; encoded by the coding sequence GTGTCCAGACATGAGCGCGGCCTCGACGGGCACGGCACGGACAACGGCTCCTGGTCCGCGCCCCGCCTCTTCCTGAGCGGTTTCCCCGCGGACCTGCCGGACCGGGAACTGGTGAAGTTCCGGGTGCGGCTCTTCGCCATGCTCGGCGAGATCGTCGAGCACTACCGGCCCGGCCCCTTCGTCCTGAGCGCCGGATACGGCACGCTGCCTCCGCGGCCCGGCCACGAACCCCCGCCGTGGCCCGCACAGGAGGAGCCGCAGACACCGTCCTTCTCGACGGTCGAGCCGCTGTACACCTTCGACCAGCTGGTCCTGCCCGAGGAGACCGTCGGCAGGCTGCTCGACTGCGTGTCGCTCGTGGAGGTGGCCCCGCTCGTCTTCGACACCTGGAACCTGCGGTCGATCGAGCCCCATCCGTCCACGGCGGTCAACTTCCGTGGTCCGCCCGGCACCGGCAAGACCATGGCCGCGCACGCCGTCGCGCACCGGCTCGGCCGGCGCATCCTGTCCTGCCGCCTCTCGGACCTGGAGAGCAAGTACCACGGCGAGGGACCCAAGAACCTCGCCGCGCTGTTCGCCACGGCCAAGGAACAGAACGCGGTCCTCTTCGTCGACGAGGCCGAGTCGCTGCTCTCGCGCCGGTTCGCCCAGCCCCAGCAGGCCGCCGAGAGCGCCATCAACTCCATGCGGACCGAGCTCCTCATGGCCCTCGACACCTTCCAGGGCCTGGTGATCTTCGCGAGCAACCTGCCGCACAGCTATGACGCGGCCGTCGAGTCCCGGTTGCTGCACGTCGACTTCGCCCTGCCCGACCACGCGGCCCGGCGCCGGATCTGGCAGACCCATCTGCCCGCCGAACTGCCGGTGCACGACGACGTCTCGCCGGAGGACCTGGCCGACGTCGGCGACGTCTCCGGCAGGGACATCAAGCTGGCGGTCATCCTCGCGGCGGTCGGCACGGCCCGCCGCCGTGAAGCCGCCGTCACCCGGGAGACACTGCTCGCCGCCCTCGAGGAACAGCGCACTCCGCCGCCCTCGTCCACGGTCCCGGACGAGTCGGGGGCCGAACTCTCCGACGAGGGCAAGGAGTCGGTGGCCGCACAGCTGCGCCGACGCCTCGCCGACGCGGAGGACGACAGCGGCGCGGACGCCCCGGCCTGA
- a CDS encoding S8 family peptidase: MPRPPRRAVAVAAALTAGLVAAPGAAAGERAPAPVHEAAHALPGRYIVTLAKSVPSDRAAEQWRLPVRQTFRAVLNGFSADLTPRQLSTVRRLPGVVAVEEVGVISGPRSTTWRRHRETTESWGLDRIDQRQLPLDGTFTPGEDGEGTTAYILDSGIDFDHAAFEGRATLGFDAFGGDGKDCYGHGTSVASLAGGAAFGVARKAKLVSVRVLNCQNRGTSEGLLSGYEWIAKNAVPAAVVNSSLSSPLFPTTDMAVNNLAEDHGILTVAAAGNQGRSACTRSPARASSVLAVGNSTRSDVQSATSNYGRCVSLYAPGHQVLAAKMGGGSATVSGTSFAAPYTTGAVLLALDDDGESTPAVLKQRIIDAATPDVLTVSPGSPNRLLYLAPSLTPDDPEEDNG, translated from the coding sequence ATGCCCCGACCACCTCGGCGCGCCGTCGCCGTCGCCGCCGCCCTCACTGCCGGTCTCGTCGCCGCCCCCGGCGCGGCGGCCGGGGAGCGGGCGCCCGCACCCGTGCACGAGGCCGCCCACGCCCTGCCGGGCCGGTACATCGTCACCCTGGCCAAGAGCGTGCCGTCCGACCGCGCGGCGGAGCAGTGGCGCCTGCCGGTGCGCCAGACCTTCCGCGCGGTGCTCAACGGCTTCTCCGCCGATCTGACCCCGCGGCAGCTGAGCACCGTACGGCGCCTTCCGGGCGTGGTGGCGGTGGAAGAGGTCGGTGTCATCTCCGGCCCGCGCAGCACGACCTGGCGGCGCCACCGGGAGACCACGGAGTCGTGGGGCCTGGACCGCATCGACCAGCGCCAGCTGCCGCTCGACGGCACCTTCACACCCGGCGAGGACGGCGAGGGCACGACCGCGTACATCCTCGACAGCGGCATCGACTTCGACCACGCCGCGTTCGAGGGCCGGGCGACGCTCGGCTTCGACGCCTTCGGCGGCGACGGCAAGGACTGCTACGGCCACGGCACCAGCGTCGCCTCCCTCGCGGGCGGGGCCGCGTTCGGGGTCGCGCGCAAGGCCAAGCTGGTGTCGGTGCGGGTCCTCAACTGCCAGAACAGGGGCACCAGCGAGGGACTGCTCTCCGGGTACGAGTGGATCGCGAAGAACGCGGTCCCGGCGGCCGTGGTGAACTCCTCACTGAGCTCGCCGCTGTTCCCCACCACCGACATGGCCGTCAACAACCTCGCGGAGGACCACGGCATCCTGACCGTGGCCGCCGCGGGCAACCAGGGCCGCAGCGCCTGCACCCGCTCGCCCGCGCGCGCGTCGAGCGTCCTGGCCGTCGGCAACAGCACGCGCAGCGACGTCCAGTCCGCCACCAGCAACTACGGCCGCTGCGTGAGCCTCTACGCCCCCGGGCACCAAGTGCTCGCCGCGAAGATGGGCGGCGGGTCCGCCACGGTCAGCGGCACCTCCTTCGCCGCGCCCTACACCACCGGGGCCGTGCTGCTCGCCCTGGACGACGACGGGGAGAGCACCCCGGCGGTCCTCAAGCAGCGGATCATCGACGCGGCCACGCCGGACGTCCTCACGGTCAGCCCGGGCTCGCCCAACCGTCTGCTGTATCTGGCTCCCTCGCTCACCCCGGACGACCCCGAGGAGGACAACGGCTGA
- a CDS encoding ABC transporter substrate-binding protein produces MPAVPGASGPLSRRGLLRAGGAGALGTAGGAVSGCAAGAGGGVGPDGRVTIQLWHGQTEIAAKVIRGLVADFERGHPDIRVDMGGGVISDAMLQKVTAALAAGSYPDIAYVFGSDLASVARSPKVVDLTGHVRRAPTPWRDYWAAARDAVTVNGRVRAVPALLDCLGVICNKEVFAAAGLDLPEAGWTWQEFVDTARRLTDAGEGRFGTSWPGTGDEDTVWRLWPLVWDLGGDVIADDGRSIGFATAGVRALEVVRDLARDRSVYLDPKPGSEQMHQVFLSGRMGMVITGPWQLPDLRQAGLDYHVVPLPTFSRRPVTISGPDTWVLFDNGAARAQAARTFVTWLIQPAQDSRWDVRAGSLPLSLRSEARPAWREHAADTPGLSVFTEALAAARVRPVHPAYPRVSRALGQAVVSVLLGRASPADAVRSCADESNAALLIPR; encoded by the coding sequence ATGCCCGCGGTGCCCGGTGCGTCAGGTCCGCTGTCGCGGCGCGGGCTGCTGCGCGCCGGTGGTGCCGGGGCGCTCGGCACGGCGGGTGGCGCGGTGTCGGGCTGCGCGGCGGGAGCCGGCGGCGGGGTCGGTCCCGACGGGCGCGTCACCATCCAGCTGTGGCACGGGCAGACCGAGATCGCCGCGAAGGTCATCAGGGGTTTGGTCGCCGACTTCGAGCGCGGCCACCCGGACATCCGCGTGGACATGGGCGGCGGCGTCATCTCCGACGCGATGCTCCAGAAGGTCACCGCGGCCCTGGCCGCCGGTTCCTACCCCGACATCGCCTACGTCTTCGGCTCCGACCTGGCCAGCGTGGCCCGCAGCCCGAAGGTCGTCGATCTGACCGGGCACGTCCGGCGGGCCCCGACGCCGTGGCGCGACTACTGGGCGGCGGCCCGCGACGCCGTCACCGTCAACGGCCGGGTCCGGGCGGTGCCCGCGCTCCTGGACTGCCTGGGCGTGATCTGCAACAAGGAGGTGTTCGCCGCGGCCGGGCTCGACCTGCCCGAGGCGGGCTGGACCTGGCAGGAGTTCGTCGACACCGCGCGCCGCCTCACCGACGCGGGCGAGGGACGGTTCGGCACCAGCTGGCCCGGCACGGGCGACGAGGACACCGTGTGGCGGCTGTGGCCGCTGGTGTGGGACCTGGGCGGCGACGTGATCGCCGACGACGGGCGGAGCATCGGCTTCGCCACGGCGGGCGTGCGCGCTCTGGAGGTCGTACGGGACCTGGCGCGCGACCGGAGCGTCTACCTCGACCCCAAGCCGGGCAGCGAGCAGATGCACCAGGTCTTCCTGTCCGGGCGGATGGGCATGGTGATCACCGGGCCCTGGCAGCTGCCGGACCTCCGGCAGGCCGGCCTCGACTACCACGTGGTCCCGCTGCCCACCTTCAGCCGCAGGCCCGTGACCATCTCGGGCCCCGACACCTGGGTGCTCTTCGACAACGGCGCGGCCCGCGCGCAGGCCGCGCGGACCTTCGTCACCTGGCTGATCCAGCCCGCCCAGGACAGCCGGTGGGACGTGCGGGCGGGCAGCCTGCCGCTGAGCCTCCGCAGTGAGGCGCGCCCGGCCTGGCGCGAGCACGCCGCCGACACGCCCGGCCTCTCCGTGTTCACCGAGGCGCTCGCCGCCGCGCGCGTACGCCCCGTGCACCCCGCCTACCCCCGGGTGTCGCGCGCCCTGGGGCAGGCCGTCGTGTCGGTGCTGC